AACCTGAAAATGCTGTGGATAGTAACGGTAATTTAACCCTATACGGGCAGCCCATACGTAACGGTTATCAGTTGGTAGATAGTACGCCTAAAGTAGTTTTAAAAATATATAATACATCGCAACCCGATGTTTACATAGGAGTTATGGGTGATAGAAGCGGGGTAGTATTTAAAAAGGGGGGCAGTTGGTTTTTTGAGTTTTACGAAAACGAAAAACTAATTAGCGAAAAACTAGATATTAAGCTTTAAAAGTTAAGGGGGGGGTACTAATATCCATATTTACCTTTCCACCTGTTTTTTAAAAAGTCACGGGTACTGTTTTCCCTACTATTACTTCCAGGGTCATACAATTTTGTGTTGGCTATTTCGTCAGGCAAAAATTCCTGTTCAGCAAAATTATTGGTGTAATCATGTGCGTATTTGTACTCATCACCATATCCCAATTCCTTCATTAATTTAGTAGGCGCATTGCGTAAGTGTAGTGGTATAGGCAAATCGCCAGTTTGTTTTACCAGTTGCTGCGCTTTACCAATTGCCATATAGGTGGCGTTGCTTTTTGGCGATGTTGCTAAGTATACCGCACATTGGCTCAAAATAATCCGCGATTCTGGATAACCAATAGTCGATACCGCTTGAAAAGTATTGTTCGCCATAATTAATGCCGTTGGGTTAGCATTCCCAATATCCTCACTTGCCAATATAAGCATGCGTCGGGCTATAAACTTTAAATCTTCGCCACCTTCAATCATACGAGCTAACCAATATACAGCTCCATTAGGGTCACTGCCTCGCATCGATTTTATAAATGCCGATACGATATCGTAATGTTGTTCGCCTGTTTTATCATAAAGTACCGTATGCTTCTGCGCAAGCTGCATTACTTTATCATTAGTAATTTCAATCGTATCGCCATCCGTAGCATTAATTACAAGTTCAAAAACGTTAAGTAACTTTCTGCCATCGCCACCCGATAATCGTAAGAGGGCTTCGGTTTCCTTTAGCGTGATGTTTTTTTGTTGCAGTACTTCATCTTTTTCCATAGCCCGATGCAGTAATGCCTCTAAATCTTCTCGTGAAAACGGATTTAGTACGTATACCTGACATCTTGACAATAGGGCGGGTATTACCTCAAAACTCGGGTTTTCGGTAGTAGCCCCAATAAGTGTAACCCATCCTTTTTCAACGGCTGCTAGTAAAGAGTCTTGTTGCGATTTGCTAAAACGGTGTATCTCATCAATAAACAAAATAGGATTTTTAGCCGTAAAAAGCCCACCGCTTTGTTTCGCTTTTTCAATTACTTCGCGTACCTCTTTTACACCCGAGTTAATAGCACTCAGCACATAAAAGGGGCGTTTGGACTCTTCCGCCATAATTTGGGCTAGGGTGGTTTTACCCGTTCCTGGAGGTCCCCAAAGGAGTAACGATGGTATTATGCCTTTTGCAATTTGATGGGTTAACGAGCCTTGTGGTCCTACCAAATGCTGCTGACTGATGTATTCAGATAAGTTTTGT
The Flavobacterium litorale genome window above contains:
- a CDS encoding replication-associated recombination protein A, with the protein product MEAPLAERIRPQNLSEYISQQHLVGPQGSLTHQIAKGIIPSLLLWGPPGTGKTTLAQIMAEESKRPFYVLSAINSGVKEVREVIEKAKQSGGLFTAKNPILFIDEIHRFSKSQQDSLLAAVEKGWVTLIGATTENPSFEVIPALLSRCQVYVLNPFSREDLEALLHRAMEKDEVLQQKNITLKETEALLRLSGGDGRKLLNVFELVINATDGDTIEITNDKVMQLAQKHTVLYDKTGEQHYDIVSAFIKSMRGSDPNGAVYWLARMIEGGEDLKFIARRMLILASEDIGNANPTALIMANNTFQAVSTIGYPESRIILSQCAVYLATSPKSNATYMAIGKAQQLVKQTGDLPIPLHLRNAPTKLMKELGYGDEYKYAHDYTNNFAEQEFLPDEIANTKLYDPGSNSRENSTRDFLKNRWKGKYGY